Proteins encoded within one genomic window of Paroedura picta isolate Pp20150507F chromosome 17, Ppicta_v3.0, whole genome shotgun sequence:
- the VRK3 gene encoding serine/threonine-protein kinase VRK3 isoform X1 encodes MKRRAGGRPKAPRRPERMAGIVNFCPQCGKKVEATFVFCPACGSQLPAPEEEEPMQITPTPSVQELDQKAVDELSVAVKYPAKKRVEFYSPGKGKSSTSVKQDSEPISVASWSPKEARKVLDPKDLEEFSAAMEHPAKKRVEICSPGKGKSSVSLKQESGQISATSRSPKETTKAKAGSRSPKKNRLASATPLPEGEILTDLNDKQWKLVKLLSQSDFGLMYEAESASGACQQKQRFSLKLDAKDGRLFSEQNFLQRAAKKATVEKWKKQHSVPLLGIPNCIGFGLHGNAYRFLVFSDLGRSLQSILDDTASRLMEKAAFQIAVRLLDVLEFLHENEYAHGDVTAENIYVNPMDLSELTLAGYCFAFRYCPEGKHVPLREGSRTPHEGTLEFISLDSHKGAAPSRRSDLESLGYCLVKWLHGSLPWSEELTNPRTVMEKKERYKADIAKNPKLSFGWRAIPDAVQHFLLRVMSLDYEERPDYDELRALLRKPLELMRASAYDPLDLRVVP; translated from the exons GATTGTCAATTTTTGCCCCCAATGTGGAAAGAAGGTCGAAGCAACCTTTGTCTTTTGCCCTGCGTGTGGGAGTCAGCTGCCTGCCCCGGAAGAAGAAGAGCCCATGCAGATCACTCCTACTCCTTCGGTGCAAG AACTCGATCAGAAGGCCGTGGATGAGCTCTCTGTAGCAGTGAAGTATCCTGCCAAGAAAAGAGTAGAATTTTATTCGCCAGGCAAAGGGAAATCTTCCACTTCAGTCAAACAAGACTCTGAGCCAATCTCAGTGGCTTCCTGGTCCCCAAAGGAGGCGAGGAAAG TACTTGATCCGAAGGACTTGGAAGAGTTCTCTGCGGCAATGGAGCATCCTGCAAAGAAAAGAGTCGAAATATGTTCACCAGGCAAAGGGAAATCTTCTGTTTCATTGAAACAAGAGTCTGGGCAGATCTCGGCGACTTCCAGGTCCCCAAAGGAGACGACGAAAG CAAAAGCCGGCTCCCGCTCTCCCAAGAAGAACCGGCTTGCTTCTGCGACTCCTCTCCCAGAGGGGGAGATCCTGACGGACTTGAACGACAAGCAGTGGAAACTCGTGAAACTTCTGAGCCAGTCTGACTTTGGACTGATGTATGAAG CAGAGTCAGCCTCTGGAGCCTGCCAGCAGAAGCAGAGATTCTCCCTCAAACTG GATGCCAAAGACGGGCGGCTCTTCAGCGAGCAGAACTTCCTGCAGCGGGCAGCAAAGAAAGCCACGG TAGAAAAGTGGAAGAAGCAGCATTCGGTTCCATTGCTGGGAATCCCCAACTGCATTGGCTTTGGTCTCCATGGTAATGCTTACAG GTTCCTGGTCTTCTCCGACTTGGGCCGGTCCCTCCAGTCGATCCTGGATGACACTGCCAGCAGGTTGATGGAGAAAGCCGCCTTTCAGATCGCTGTCAGGCTG CTGGACGTGCTGGAATTCCTTCACGAGAACGAGTACGCCCACGGGGACGTCACGGCCGAAAACATATACGTGAATCCCATGGATCTCTCTGAG ctCACCCTGGCCGGCTACTGCTTTGCTTTCCGATACTGCCCCGAAGGGAAGCATGTGCCTCTGCGGGAGGGCAGCAGGACGCCTCACGAGGGCACCCTGGAGTTCATCAGCCTGGACAGCCACAAAGGAGCCG CTCCGTCCCGTCGGAGTGACCTTGAGTCGCTGGGCTATTGCCTTGTGAAATGGCTGCATGGCTCCCTTCCCTGGTCTGAGGAACTGACCAATCCCCGGACAGTCATGGAGAAGAAAGAGAG GTATAAAGCAGATATTGCCAAGAATCCAAAACTGTCCTTTGGCTGGAGAGCTATTCCAG ACGCCGTGCAGCACTTCCTGCTCCGAGTGATGTCCCTGGACTACGAAGAGCGGCCGGACTACGACGAGCTCCGGGCGCTGCTGAGGAAGCCGCTGGAGCTGATGCGAGCCTCGGCCTACGACCCGCTGGACCTCAGAGTGGTCCCCTAG
- the VRK3 gene encoding serine/threonine-protein kinase VRK3 isoform X2 — translation MQITPTPSVQELDQKAVDELSVAVKYPAKKRVEFYSPGKGKSSTSVKQDSEPISVASWSPKEARKVLDPKDLEEFSAAMEHPAKKRVEICSPGKGKSSVSLKQESGQISATSRSPKETTKAKAGSRSPKKNRLASATPLPEGEILTDLNDKQWKLVKLLSQSDFGLMYEAESASGACQQKQRFSLKLDAKDGRLFSEQNFLQRAAKKATVEKWKKQHSVPLLGIPNCIGFGLHGNAYRFLVFSDLGRSLQSILDDTASRLMEKAAFQIAVRLLDVLEFLHENEYAHGDVTAENIYVNPMDLSELTLAGYCFAFRYCPEGKHVPLREGSRTPHEGTLEFISLDSHKGAAPSRRSDLESLGYCLVKWLHGSLPWSEELTNPRTVMEKKERYKADIAKNPKLSFGWRAIPDAVQHFLLRVMSLDYEERPDYDELRALLRKPLELMRASAYDPLDLRVVP, via the exons ATGCAGATCACTCCTACTCCTTCGGTGCAAG AACTCGATCAGAAGGCCGTGGATGAGCTCTCTGTAGCAGTGAAGTATCCTGCCAAGAAAAGAGTAGAATTTTATTCGCCAGGCAAAGGGAAATCTTCCACTTCAGTCAAACAAGACTCTGAGCCAATCTCAGTGGCTTCCTGGTCCCCAAAGGAGGCGAGGAAAG TACTTGATCCGAAGGACTTGGAAGAGTTCTCTGCGGCAATGGAGCATCCTGCAAAGAAAAGAGTCGAAATATGTTCACCAGGCAAAGGGAAATCTTCTGTTTCATTGAAACAAGAGTCTGGGCAGATCTCGGCGACTTCCAGGTCCCCAAAGGAGACGACGAAAG CAAAAGCCGGCTCCCGCTCTCCCAAGAAGAACCGGCTTGCTTCTGCGACTCCTCTCCCAGAGGGGGAGATCCTGACGGACTTGAACGACAAGCAGTGGAAACTCGTGAAACTTCTGAGCCAGTCTGACTTTGGACTGATGTATGAAG CAGAGTCAGCCTCTGGAGCCTGCCAGCAGAAGCAGAGATTCTCCCTCAAACTG GATGCCAAAGACGGGCGGCTCTTCAGCGAGCAGAACTTCCTGCAGCGGGCAGCAAAGAAAGCCACGG TAGAAAAGTGGAAGAAGCAGCATTCGGTTCCATTGCTGGGAATCCCCAACTGCATTGGCTTTGGTCTCCATGGTAATGCTTACAG GTTCCTGGTCTTCTCCGACTTGGGCCGGTCCCTCCAGTCGATCCTGGATGACACTGCCAGCAGGTTGATGGAGAAAGCCGCCTTTCAGATCGCTGTCAGGCTG CTGGACGTGCTGGAATTCCTTCACGAGAACGAGTACGCCCACGGGGACGTCACGGCCGAAAACATATACGTGAATCCCATGGATCTCTCTGAG ctCACCCTGGCCGGCTACTGCTTTGCTTTCCGATACTGCCCCGAAGGGAAGCATGTGCCTCTGCGGGAGGGCAGCAGGACGCCTCACGAGGGCACCCTGGAGTTCATCAGCCTGGACAGCCACAAAGGAGCCG CTCCGTCCCGTCGGAGTGACCTTGAGTCGCTGGGCTATTGCCTTGTGAAATGGCTGCATGGCTCCCTTCCCTGGTCTGAGGAACTGACCAATCCCCGGACAGTCATGGAGAAGAAAGAGAG GTATAAAGCAGATATTGCCAAGAATCCAAAACTGTCCTTTGGCTGGAGAGCTATTCCAG ACGCCGTGCAGCACTTCCTGCTCCGAGTGATGTCCCTGGACTACGAAGAGCGGCCGGACTACGACGAGCTCCGGGCGCTGCTGAGGAAGCCGCTGGAGCTGATGCGAGCCTCGGCCTACGACCCGCTGGACCTCAGAGTGGTCCCCTAG